The genomic region ATCGCCGAGATGGGGCGGTTCTGCCTGGCCCCCGGAGGCGTCCACCCCGATGTGCTGCGCATGGCCTGGGGGGCGATGACGCGGCTGGTGGATGAGGGGCAGGCGGGGCTCTTGGTCGGCTGCACCTCGTTCCGGGGGGCGGACTGGGGGCTGCACCGGTCGGGGCTTGCCTTGCTGGCCGCGGGTCATCTGGGGCCAGAGGAACACCGGCCCGGGCGGAAGGCGGCTGAGGTGGTCAACTATCCCGCGCTGGTGGGGCCGGTCACGGACCGGCGGGCGTCGCTGGCCGCGCTGCCGCCCTTGCTGCGGACCTATCTGGGGATGGGGGGGTGGGTCAGCGACCACGCGGTGGTGGACCGGGAGCTGGATACCCTGCACGTCTTTACCTGTGTCGAGGTCGACAAGGTCCCGAAGGCGCGGGCTGCGAGTTTGCGGGTGGTGGCGGGGTAGGTGTCCCGGGCAGGGACAGGGGCTCATTTGTGGCGAATCAAGGGGTTACAGGTCGCCGTTCAGACTTTCTTAGGGTTTGAACGCGCAGCCAGCCGCCGCAAGGTGCCTATTCGGCGGACCGGCTATTCAACTGTCTGGTGACTTCGGCCATGAAGCTTGGCCAGTTCAACGGATGAATGCGCAGGGTCTGGAAGCTTACATAAAGCAGCATGCTGCCCAGAAGGAAAAACACCGGCACGCGCCGCAGCGGCAGTCCGCGGAAGAAAATGCCCAGAAATCCGATCAACAGCGCCAGCGCCACCAGCGCGAACGCGATGACAGCGCTGCCCATTTGCACAGCATTTGCCGTCCTCGCGTCCACCTCACCGATGGCACGCAAGTGCGCGACAACATTGCCGAAATACAAGAAGAAGCAGGCAATTCCGCCCATCGCGAGCCCAAGAAGCGAGAAGATTGCGCGCGCGCCTCCGGAGGTTTGCACCGGAGGTCTGGTCATCGCGACTGTGTATACGGGCGCCCCCTGTTCAGCTGGCGCGGTGTTGCCGGGAAAGATCGCCCGGATGAACAACGCCACGCCAAGCGACACGATCGCAATGCCGCCAAGCCCCAAACCCGCTGCTGCCCCCCCACCATAGTCATCCCGGATCACCACGTAGTCATCCATGGCAATCCTTGCCATTTGAATGCCCACTGCACAGCCTAAGCCCCCAAGAATGACAAGGCCAAACCGGTACCGCCAGCGAAAGCGCGAACGTGTCGGCTGCATCTGGATCGGCGAGGCAGCCGTCGCAGAAGCTTGCGGGGAATAGACGGCCGGCGCATTAGAGGAACGCTCGGAATGCGCTTTGCGAACACCGCCAATTGCGCGGATCGTCAGCACCACGCCAAATATAATGATCGCAATGCTGCCAAATCCCAGGCCCAGGGCGGCAGCAAGGCCATACTGGTCCTTGATCGATTCGTAGTTGAGGTTGATGACTGCGACCAGATACGCTCCGGCATTGACCATGATCGGGCCGAAAAATAAGCCCTTGGGCAAACGGCGTTTCGTCTTTGTCGCGGCGAAGGGCTGGTTCGGGTTCTGTCCCGCGCCAGACCTGATCCGGTTGAGCCGCTCTTCGAAATCCGAGTTGGACATAGGGCGGCCCGATCCGTGCTGGTCAGCAAAAGCCTAGCGGATCGGGCAGCGCAACTGCAAGGATAAACGCGTGAATTGCGTTCATCTTTAGCGGGTTAGGGGTGTTGCCTACCCCCGGCCTTTACGCCCGCCACGCCGCCCGGCCGAGGCCTGGCTGGCCGCAGCGGACGCTTCGGCGAAGGTCATGCCGCCCTCGACCGCCTCAAGCACTTTGGCAAAGCGGATCCATTCGCCGCCGTTCGGGTCGTGGTTCATCAGGAAGTTGGCGGCGCGGATCGCTTCCATTTCCTGCTGGCGGACGGGGTTCATGATGGCGGAGGTCATGCCTGCGCCAATGGCCATGGGCAGGAAGGCCCCGTTGATGCCATGGCGGTGGGGCAGGCCGAAGGAGATGTTGGACGCCCCGCAGGTGGTGTTCACCCCAAGCTCATCCCGCAGGCGGCGGACGAGGGTAAAGACCTGCTGACCAGCGGACCCCATGGCGCCGACCGGCATCACCAGCGGGTCAACCACGATGTCATGCGCCGGGATGCCGAAATCGGCGGCGCGTTCGACGATCTTCTTGGCCACGGCAAAGCGCACGTCGGGGTCTTCGGAAATGCCGGTGTCGTCGTTGGAAATCGCCACGACCGGCACGTTGTATTTCTTGACCAGCGGCAGCACGAGTTCCAGCCGGTGCTCCTCACCCGTGACGGAGTTCAGGAGGGGCCGGCCTTCGCAGGCCATCAGGCCGGATTCCAGCGCCCCGGGAACCGACGAATCGATGCAGAGCGGCACGTCGACGGTCTGCTGGATGATCTCGATCAGAGCCTTCATCAGCGGCGGTTCGACAAAGTTGTTGTCGGCATAGCGCGGGTCGGTGGCCATCATGTTGGTGAAGACAGCGCCGGAGTTCACGTCAAGGACCGTGGCCCCGCAGGCGACCTGTTCCAGCGCGTCCTTGATGACGGTTTCGAAATTGCCCTGCTCCAACTCGGCCGCGAGTTTCTTGCGGCCGGTGGGGTTGATCCGTTCGCCGATCACGCAGAAGGGTTCGTCGAAACCGATGATGACGGTTTTCGTTTTGGATTCAATGACAGTACGGGTCATTCTTAAACCTTTTCAGCGTTTGCAGGGACGCCCGAGGCGCCGCCATTGTCGGTGACCCATTGGGCATTGGTCTTGATGCCACCCAAGGGGAAGAAATGGACCTGTTCGATGCCAAAGCCGGGGTTTGCGGCCTTGTGGGCGGCAAGATCGGCCAGAACCTCGGTCGGCTCATAGGGCAGGAGGAGTTTGGTGACATCCATCGCCCGTTTCTGCAAGACGCGGAGGCTTGGCCCCACACCGCAGGCGATGGCGAATTTGATCAGGGTCTGCAGTTTCGCGGGGCCAGCGATGCCGATATGGACCGGCAGCTTGACGCCTTCGGCCTGCAGGCGGTTCACCCAGTCGATGACCGGCTGCGCCTCGAAGCAGAATTGGGTGGCCATGGCCATCTGCGCATCAGTGCGGTCCATGAAGGCGGATTTCCAGCGCGCGGCTTCCATCACCATGCGGTCGGACCCATCGGGGTCGATATCCTTGTTGCCTTCGGGGTGGCCTGCGACATGAAGGCGGTCAAAGCCGGTAAAGGCCCCGGATTCAAGAAGTTGCATCGAGGTTGCGAAGTCGCCCACGGGTTGGGCGACACCGCCGGCAAGCAGAAGGCCCTGCCGCACGCCCACGTCCTTGTAGCGCGCGACCCAGTCGGTCAGCGTGGCCTTGTCCTTGATGATCCGCGCGGGAAAGTGCGGCATGGCGCTGTAGCCTTCCGCCGTGACCCGCGCGGCGGTGGCCACCATATCCTCGATCGGCGTGCCGTCGATATGGGCGATGTAGA from Tabrizicola piscis harbors:
- a CDS encoding GNAT family N-acyltransferase, which encodes MQPLVRGRLIARLAEGPGDLGRIMDFRRAAFPRHVGEEEDAQDALSAHVMVESAEGELLGYFRVMLFGWGAGLEQGYAARFYDVTPLAGYALPIAEMGRFCLAPGGVHPDVLRMAWGAMTRLVDEGQAGLLVGCTSFRGADWGLHRSGLALLAAGHLGPEEHRPGRKAAEVVNYPALVGPVTDRRASLAALPPLLRTYLGMGGWVSDHAVVDRELDTLHVFTCVEVDKVPKARAASLRVVAG
- a CDS encoding methyltetrahydrofolate cobalamin methyltransferase, which codes for MTRTVIESKTKTVIIGFDEPFCVIGERINPTGRKKLAAELEQGNFETVIKDALEQVACGATVLDVNSGAVFTNMMATDPRYADNNFVEPPLMKALIEIIQQTVDVPLCIDSSVPGALESGLMACEGRPLLNSVTGEEHRLELVLPLVKKYNVPVVAISNDDTGISEDPDVRFAVAKKIVERAADFGIPAHDIVVDPLVMPVGAMGSAGQQVFTLVRRLRDELGVNTTCGASNISFGLPHRHGINGAFLPMAIGAGMTSAIMNPVRQQEMEAIRAANFLMNHDPNGGEWIRFAKVLEAVEGGMTFAEASAAASQASAGRRGGRKGRG
- a CDS encoding methylenetetrahydrofolate reductase, which gives rise to MALFNFRRKDEPAAAPLEAFLKGYSIEVMPRTAEKVDSLRDILPTGTRVYIAHIDGTPIEDMVATAARVTAEGYSAMPHFPARIIKDKATLTDWVARYKDVGVRQGLLLAGGVAQPVGDFATSMQLLESGAFTGFDRLHVAGHPEGNKDIDPDGSDRMVMEAARWKSAFMDRTDAQMAMATQFCFEAQPVIDWVNRLQAEGVKLPVHIGIAGPAKLQTLIKFAIACGVGPSLRVLQKRAMDVTKLLLPYEPTEVLADLAAHKAANPGFGIEQVHFFPLGGIKTNAQWVTDNGGASGVPANAEKV